Part of the Gilliamella sp. wkB7 genome is shown below.
AAAAGATACTTTAGGTAAAGACATTATAGATGTTTTGAAATCAGACGAATATTTACAAGTGATCGAAGACAAAAACGGTATTTTCTATACTTTCCAAAAACCTGATTATCAATTATTTTAACTATGCAAAATACACCACTGATTCAAGTAAAAAATGTATCTGTTCGTTTTGAGGCCAAAGATCAGATCATTGATGCAGTAAAAAATGTTTCTTTTGAGGTTAATCATGGCGAGATATTTGGTATTATTGGCTCCAGTGGTGCAGGTAAAAGTACCCTCGTTCGCACTCTTAATCGACTTGCTGATCCCAGCTCTGGACAGATTATTGTTGGCGGCACAGATATTCAGACGTTAAAAGGCCGACAATTAATGGCCTTTCGTTTTCAAGTCGGCATGATCTTCCAAAATTTCAACCTAGCTTCATCAAAAACTGTTTATGAAAATATTGCCTTTGTACTAAAAGCTGCGGGTAAAAAAGGGGAGGCAGTCAAAAATAGAGTAGAGGAGTTACTTGCATTAGTGGGATTAAGTGACAAAGCCAAAGCTTATCCTGCTGAACTGAGTGGTGGACAAAAACAACGAGTCGGTATTGCCCGTGCATTAGCTAATGAAGCTAAAATATTACTGTGTGATGAAGCTACCAGTGCACTCGATCCGACTACAACCAGTGCCATTTTGGAGCTACTTAAACAGCTTAACCAAAAATTTTCCTTAACCATAGTACTGATTACCCATGAAATTGATGTCGTAAAAAAAATCTGCGATCGAGTTGCTGTGATGTCTCAAGGTGAAATAGTTGAAATGGATAATACTTTCAATTTGTTCGCCAATCCCAAACAACAATTCACCCAAAATTTTCTTAACATTGATGAAAATACTCATTTGCCTGAACCTATTAGACAAAATGTCAAAGGTAAATTGGTTCGACTTCGCTATATCAACGAAAACACCACTCAACCTATTTTGTATCAATCTGCTTATGAAACGGGTGTGGCTTTTAATATATTGCATGGTTTTATCGAATATTTTGACCAACAAGCGCTAGGCAATTTAGTTATAGAGTTAATTGGTGAGCCCAATAATATCCAACAGCTCATTGCGAAACTGGAACATCAAAGCGTGATCATTGAGGAAATAAAATAATGGTTAAATTGACAATCGCTGAAATAATGGAAATGCTATGGAAAGCCGCTGACGAAACGTTCATTATGGTAAGTTGGTCATTACTAGCTGGGCTTGTTTTTGGTACCCTAATTGGATTGCTTCTATTTTTATTATCCAATCCATTTTTTCTAAAAAACAGAGTGATAGGGAATATTGCTAATTTTATTATTAATGCAACGCGCTCCATTCCTTTTTTAATTTTGATGGTAGCCGTTCTACCGCTTGGAACGTATATTGTCGGTACTACAGTTGGCCCTAAAGCGGTAATTGTCCCGTTGGCAATAGCTGCAATAGCATTTTATGCTAGATTGGCGGAAAACGCCTTTAGCCAAATTGACAAAGGTGTTATTGAAGCAGCCATTGCCAGTGGTGCCTCACACACTCGTATCATCTTTGGTATATTGTTTCCTGAAGCGTTAGCACAGCTAATCCGCCATGCTACAGTCACGACCATATCACTCATAGGTTTTAGTTCAATGGCTGGTGTTGTTGGTGGTGGAGGAATCGGCGATTTAGCGATTCGGTTTGGTTATCAGCGTTATGTCACCGAAGTTCTTATTATCTGTATTATCATTTTAATTATTGTAGTTATGTTAATACAGTATCTAGGTGATAAATTAGCTAATCATTTTGATAGAAGTCACAAATAATCGGTAAAGCAACATGAAAAAATTAACGGATATAATTGTTGATTCAGATCGAATCATTACTAAAGATCATATACCTCAATCTCACTTAACTGATGGGCTTAAATCACATTATGGGCAAGCGGAAATTTTGGTTTATCCTAAAACTACGGATGAAGTTGCACAACTTGTCAAATATGCCAATCAAAATAATCTTAAAGTTACAACACGTGGAGCGGGTACCAATCTAGTTGGCTCAACCATTCCTAATGGTGGTATGATTATCGACTTATCGTTAATGAATGCCATTATCGAACTAGATAGATCTACCTTTACGGTAACTGTACAATCAGGCATCTTATTGCAAGATTTGCAACAGTTTGTTGAAAAGCAGGATCTTTTTTATCCACCTGATCCCGGTGCAAAAAATGCGACCGTTGGCGGTAATATTAGTACTAATGCGGGTGGCATGCGTGCGGTTAAATATGGTGTTACGCGAGATTATGTGCAAGCGCTTGAAGTCGTTATGGCAGATGGCACAATATTAAATATTGGTAGTAAAAATATCAAAGATAATACGGGGCTGTCATTAAAACATCTTTTTATCGGCAGCGAAGGAACATTAGGTATTATTACCCAATGTACATTAAAATTGATTGCTAAACCAAGTGTCTTTGAAACATTAATTATTGGATTTAACACCATTGAACAAGCCGTTGCCAATATCACGACAATATTACAGACATTAACACCCACTGCGCTGGAATTTGTTGAACGTCAAGTGGCTCAGTGGGGAGAACGCTATTTAGGGTTCCAATTTCCATTGCCAGATTCTAAGGCCTATTTAATCATTATGCTTGATGGTGCGAACAAGCAACACATTGTTCAGCAACGCCAACAGTTATTAGCGAATTTAGGCGATTGCAACTATTTTATTGCCGAAACGCTCGAACAAGCCAATCAAATTTGGACCGTTCGCGGATCACTGGTTCGTGCTGTTGAGGCAGTTACAGAACAAGATCCGATTGATATTGTCGTTCCGATTAATCGCATTGCCGATTTTATTAATTACACTAAACAGTTACAATCCCAATCAGGTGTTCGTATGCTCGCTTTTGGTCATGCAGGAGACGGCAATATTCACTTATGCATATTGCGTGACGGACGAGACGAAAAGCAATGGTCAGAAGCACTCGAGCAAATCCATAATGCCTTATATCAAAAATGTCATGAGTTAGGTGGTCTGCCTTCGGCTGAACATGGTATTGGCACCGCAAAAGTAAAATATTTTAACAATGCCATTGCCCAAGAAAACCGTCAATTAATGCAGCGAATAAAACAGCAATTTGATCCTAATAACATTTTGAATCATCAGGTCTATATTACCCAACTTTAAAAGTGCTATTAACATATAAACTATAAACTAACAGATCATAATAATCTGTTAGTTTATTGCTTAATTTCTAGTTGATTAAATTAATGGTCTATTTTACTAAAACTGATTAACAGCTCTCTACAAAATAGTGCATAATGCGATTATCTTGTGTTAATTCAGGATGAAATGAACAGACTAAAATATTATTTTGTTTAGCCATTACGCAATGTTCATCAATAAAAGCGAGTTGTTCTACATGCTTACCTGCTTTGGCGATATAGGGAGCACGAATAAAAACAGCAGGGATTTGTTGACCGATTAACTTAACATCTAACTTTGTTTCAAAGCTGTTAATCTGCCGACCAAAACCATTACGCTCAACATGAATATCGATTAAAGCAAGCTGTTCAACTTCATTATGAGTAGTGGTTTTTCCGCATAATACTAATCCTGCACAAGTTCCCAAAATACCTTTACCTTGTTGAGCAAATTGTTTAATTGGTTCAAACAGTCCATTTTGTTTTATCAAACGGCTAATGGTTGTTGATTCTCCTCCCGGAATAATCAGGCCATCTAGTTCAGCTAATTGCTCAGGATGTTTTACTGCGATAGCTTGCACGTTATCTAAACTATTTAGCATAGTGATGTGTTCGCTAACCGCTCCTTGTAAATTGAGCACACCAACTTTTTTTAACCGTTTGGAAGTTAACGATTGCGTCATTACCAACCTCGTTCTTGCATGCGTTCCGATTCGGTAAGTTTACTGATTTCTATTCCTTTCATTGCTTCACCTAAGCCTTTCGATAATTCCACTAAACGTGGGTAATCATCATAATAGGTTGTAGCTTGCACAATTGCCTTAGCAAATTTTTCAGGATTTTGTGATTTAAAAATACCAGAACCGACAAATACGCCATCCGCACCAAGTTGCATCATCAAAGCTGCATCGGCAGGAGTTGCTACGCCACCAGCAGCAAAATTGACGACAGGTAATTTACCGAGTTGCTTAATTTGTTCTACTAGTTCAAAAGGCGCACCAATTTCTTTAGCAAAAGTCATCAACTCATCATCAGATTTACTGACAACCATACGAATTTGTTCATTGACTTTACGCATATGGCGTACCGCTTCAACAATATTACCCGTACCAGGCTCACCTTTGGTTCTTAACATTGATGCACCTTCACCAATACGACGCAATGCTTCGCCTAAATCACGACAACCACACACAAATGGTACGGTAAAATTACTTTTAAGTAGATGATATTGTTCATCGGCAGGGGTTAATACTTCACTTTCATCGATATAATCAACGCCCATTGATTCTAAGATACGAGCTTCAACAATATGCCCAATACGTGCTTTTGCCATGACAGGAATCGTCACTGCATTCATTACCTGTTCTACTATTGTTGGATCCGCCATTCGGGCAACGCCTCCAGCTGCTCGAATATCCGATGGCACACGTTCTAAAGCCATCACTGCGACAGCCCCCGCTTGCTCAGCAATTTTTGCTTGTTCGGCATTAACGACATCCATAATAACACCACCTTTTTGCATTTGCGCCATGCCACGTTTAACGGTTTGCGTTCCTGTAACTTGATTCATGCTTGCTCCTAGTAAAGTTCTTAATAATAAAATGTGAGATCAGGTATCTATTATTCAGAAATATAAGAGTGGAATAAACGGCCAATTGGACTATAATCAAACCATCCAATTTTATTTTATATTCGGTTAAATTTAGGCAACATTAAGTATATTTTTAGACATTGCTTATAATGCCATTATTTCAATAGATCATCTTTGTTTTGCAATACTTAATGTAATAAAGCGAACATTATCAATGAGATAAATGAAAACCAAAATAAAATTATAAAGTTTTTTTCTTAGGACATAATTTTTTAATGGTAGGAAATGTATATTAAAAAAGTCGAAACCTAATCACACAAAATTGCGATGGCATTAAAAGACTCAACCATTTAATACCAGTTTTAAAAATATTAGACTTATCACTCCGATATAAAAAGAGTAAAACATGTGGCATAAACAAAAACTTGTTCCCTTTGAAGGGCCAATTTTCAAAAAAGTTATCCAACTGATTGAGTATTATATCGAACATGGGATTTTGATTTCGGGTGAAAGGTTACTTTCAGAACGTGAATTGGCTAAACAATTGCAAGTAAATCGTTCGACTATCGTACATGCTCTAGATTATTTAACTGAACGCGGTGTATTAATTCGTAAACGTGGTAGTGGTACATATGTAAATAATCAAAAATGGGGGGTGCAAGTTTACTCTACGATTAATTGGCGTTTACCTGGACATTTCTTCTATCAAAACAAACAAACATTGTATCAACAAAAAATTGATAAACTACGGAACAGTAAAACTCAAATATATGATCTTGCTAATGGAGATTTACCCACTGATTTAATTCCCAAATTACAATTACCTAATATATCATCGCACGAATTAGTGATGCACGAAAAACAGAGTGATCAACTACAGTTGGGGTTACCCTCACTTAAAGAACAGATTGTGCACTACATGAAAGCATGTTTTGCTATGCAAGTTAACAGTGATGAGATCTTAATTACTTCAGGTACTCAGCAATCATTGTTCTTAATTACGCAAGGTTTACTCAAACCAGGAGATGCGATTGGCATTGAGTCTCCTTCTTACTTTTATTCGTTACCCTTATTTCAAGCAGCGGGATTACGCTTATATGGCATAGAGTGTGATGCTCAAGGCATCATGCCGGAGAGTTTAAAAAAAGTAGTAGAACAACATCAAGTAAAATGGTTGTTCTTAAATCCTGTTTTTCAAAACCCGATGGGATTTGTTATGAGTGATAAACGAAAAAAAAGGATACTTGATTTTTGTCGATCACAATGTATTGGAATCGTCGAGGATGATGCTTATAGTAATTTAGCCTTTAGCGATAACTTAGCAATCTCACCGATTAAAAAGTTTGATAGTAATGATCAGGTTATTTATTTAGGTTCATTATCTAAATATATTGGTCGAAATATTCGAATTGGTTGGATGATTGCGCCTCGAGCAGTTATCGAAAACTTAGCTAAAATCCGCCAACATATTGATTCAGGGTTAAGCATTTTACCTCAATTATTAGCAGAACAATATTTAAAGAACCACTATCTGGCACATCAACAACTGCTACGTGAAAAACTAAAATACAGATCGGAGCTATTAATGGATTGGCTAAACACGAAATTTAAAGGTGAGATAACTTATCAACCATCATTAGGTGGTTTCCATTTGTATGCAAACTTACCCGTCACAAATACGGCTCAAGAATTAATGTTTTTAAATCACCTATTATCTCAAGGTATTATTGTTGCACAAGGCTCAGATTTTGGGGATAGCTTGGGTAAAGTCAGATTAAGTTATGGACATTTTGTTCAGAATCTGATTTGATGAGCAAACTCAAGTCATTTTATCTGTTAGTTATTATGGAAAATTTAAAAGTATCATCATTATCGATTAATAAGCTATTACTTGTTGCCGGCACAGGTTGGTTGTTTGATGCAATGGACGTTGGCTTATTATCTTTTATTTTAGCTGCGTTAAAGCAAGATTGGGGGCTTTCACCTGCTCAACTGGGATGGATAGGTAGTGTTAACTCTATCGGTATGGCGGTGGGTGCATTTGTATTTGGTATTTATGCAGATCAAAAAGGACGTAAATCGGCCTTTTTATTTACCTTACTCATGTTTAGTATTGCCAGTGGTTTAAGTGCCTTTGCATGGGGACTGGGTAGCTTGCTTGTATTACGTTTTTTCATTGGTATGGGATTAGGTGGTGAATTGCCCGTTGCATCCACATTAGTTAGTGAAAGCGTTGCACCAGAGGTACGTGGTAGGGTTGTGGTATTACTGGAAAGCTTTTGGGCTGTAGGTTGGGTACTTGCGGCATTGATTGCTTATTTTCTGATCCCGCTTCCAGCAGTTGGTTGGCGTGGAGCTATGATAATTTGCGCTGCTCCTGCTTTTTATGCGCTCTATTTACGATTTAGCTTACCGGATTCACCAACATACATACAGTTAAATTCCAATGCTAAAAAAGATTCCATCCTTCATAAAGTACAGTCATTGTTATCAACAAAGTTTCGTCGTCAAACATTAATGCTATGGATTGTTTGGTTTTGCGTAGTGTTTTCCTATTATGGCATGTTCTTATGGTTGCCAAGTGTTATGATGATGAAAGGCTTTGGTATGGTTAAAAGCTTTGAATATATTTTGCTAATGACGCTTGCACAGTTACCTGGTTATTTTACAGTTGCATGGCTAATTGAACGTGTTGGGCGTAAATGGGTGTTAGTTACCTATTTACTTGGTACATTAATAAGCGCATATTTGTTTGGTTTGTCTGAATCCGCTAACCAGTTATTATTCTTTGGTGCATTACTTTCGTTCTTTAATTTAGGTGCATGGGGGGCGATGTATGCTTACACGCCAGAACAATACACCACTAATATTCGGGCAACGGGTGCCGGCATGGCGGCATCAATTGGTCGTATTGGCGGTATTTTAGGTCCATTAATGGTTGGGTTATTAATGGCAAATAATGTATCAATCAGTACCATTTTCGGGCTTTTTAGTTTATCGATCTTAGTTGCAATTATCAGTATTATATTTTTAGGTTATGAAACAAAACAGACTGAACTTAAATAATTACAGGTAATTTATAACAGTATCACCAATCCTAGAAATAAATTGCATTGTGTGGTTTTTATCTTACTGGTTAATAAACTACACAGTGCGTTTTATAACCTGATGAATAACTGTAACATCGTTTTTTAACACATACATTCCTTATTATTTCATTGATTTGTCTTAACGATAATGAATACTTTGGGGCAAGATCGTGTAATTGCAGGTAATTCCACATCTGATTATAATCATTTAGATATCTTTAGAAATTTAAAAGGGGACAATTTTGAAACTATCAAAAAAAGCTTTCCATTATTTAGGTATTATCGCAACAGCAGCTTCGTTATGTATGTATATTTCTTATATTCCACAAATTATTGATAATCTTCATGGGTTAAAATCTAATCCAACTCAACCATTAGCGGCTGCAATCAACTGTTTACTTTGGGTGTTTTATGGATTATTACGAGAAAAGAAAGATTGGCCAATTGCAATCGCTAATTCTCCTGGTGTCATATTTGGTTTTATCGCATTTCTAACCGCATTATAAATTCTAATAATGATAATGTGACAATCAATCTTGATATTTGATTTTCGCTGTTTAATTAAAAAAACTTATCCTAACAATTTTAATAATTAACAAAATAACAGAATTATCGCAATTAGCTGTTTACTTTAAACCTATCTATTTTAAAAGGTGTAAAGTTTACCAATTGTAAATATTGACTATTTAGATTTCTTATTTGCTATTTGGAATTTTACTGCGTTTTAAATACCAATAATGTTAAAGCAACAATCACAATATTAATATTTGGCTGTTGCTTTTTTGTTGCAATTTAGACGATAAAAAGCTTTTTTTGTAAAAGAAAAAAGTAAAAAAACACTTGCTTTTTTTAAGGGTATAAAACCAAAAAATTCGCTGGTTAATTTTTAACCTAGTGAAAATAACAATATAAATCAATTTTATAAAGAGTTATCAACAGGTTTGTTAAATACTTATCAAATAGTATAGTGAATAATTTTGGTGATATAAAATTAAAAAATTTTTATGAATGATTAATATTCGTCCATTGTAAAGACTTTAATATAATATTATAGTAAAAAGTGTCAGTGATATTTTGATAATGATTTAAATTTTAGAATAAATGGCATTTTTTATCCGATGTAGTTGATGGTATTTACCTGAAAAAAGACCAGCTATTTTTATTCAATAGTTGTGAAGTAGGTAATGATGAGACAAAAGGAATGAATATTATGACTGAGATAAATTTTTCAGATGACTTGATAAAAGAATTTATCTACTCCGTATACCGTAAAGAAGTATTGTTAAATTTAAAAGGAGTAGTATTAACTGAAGCTGATCGAAAAAAATTGCACGAAAAAAGAGATTTTGTGAATAGTTTATCGGAAGATGAATTAAACGATATCCGAACTTGGATTGTGAATAGATTAAAATTATTGGAAAACCAACACCAGTAATCATTATTCCATTTTTTCCAAAATTCGTTTTATCATCACTCACTTTTATGAAGTAATTATGTACAACAAATGTAGACAGATTCACCAATAGTTTTATAATGTTGGCAGTTCTATATTAAAAGGAAAGGAAATGAAAAAGTTAGTCTTGGTTCTGTTATTAAGTTTACCAATGATGGCTGTAGCATCTAATTGTGATGATATCAGTGCCAATATAGCTAAAAAAATAGAAAATAATGGTGTTGATCCTTCAAAATTTCAATTGAAACTCATTTCAGTAGATCAAGCCGATCAACAAACAGAAGGTAAAATTGTCGGATCTTGTGATCGTGGTCAACAAAAGATTGTTTATGTGCTCTTTAAAGATATATCCGCAACGACTAAAACAACCGAACAAACATCAACAACCCAAGATCAGAACCAAAAAACTCAATCTGATGCATCAGTTCAACAAGAAGCAGCAGCTCCGCCCGCTACAGAAAATCAGGAACCCCAAATTGAGTCAGAAAACAGATAAGTAAGTTTAATAAAATAGATAGAGTAGGCTCACTAAGCTATATCTACAATGTGACCGAATAAGCCTACTCAACTGCAATAATAAAAATTAATTTTTTAGTTGATAATAAATGAACAAAAAGAAAGTAAAACTTAATAATAAATTATTACTCATGTAAAAGTTTTGTTCATAATTCTAGATATTTATTTAATTGGGGTGCTATAGGCTGAAATTATATCAGTAGAATCTGATTCGTTTAATGCCGACGAAAGGAGTTTAAAACAGACTTTTTCTGCAAGACTGTTTTGCTCGTCAGTAGCTGAGTTGTTAAAAAAGGAGCTGTTATGTCATCGTTTTACTCACTTATTCAATCATGTCAAACTGATTGGGATCACTATATTCAACATGAATTTATTCAACGATTAGGCAAAGGAACATTAGATATAACCTGTTTCCAGCACTATTTAAAACAAGACTATCTATTTTTAATCAATTTTTCACGGGTTTGGGGACTTGCTGTCTATAAAAGTAATGATATTTCAGAAATTAAGCAATCTTTAAATAGTTTAAAAACGATTGTTGAAGTTGAACTCGATTTACATATTGAATATTGTAAAAGATGGCGAATAAATGAAAATGAACTCAATACGCTAACGGAAGCCAAAGCAAATAAGGCATATACGCAGTATGTGCTTGATGTTGGATTACAAGGTGATATTTTAGACTTACATATTGTATTGGCTCCTTGTTTAATCGGTTATGGTATGATTGCCAAATGGTTAAAAAAACAACTTTGGTATGATGCTAAAAATAACCCATATACCAGTTGGATTAAAATGTATGCCAGTAAGGAGTTTCAACAAGCAATGCAAAATGAAATTGCTTGGATTGATCAACGTTTAATAAATATCGATACGAGCCGATTTGAACAGTTAACGACAATATTCAAGCAGGCTACACAGCTTGAAGCTAATTTTTGGCAAATGGGATTGGATAGGAGTTTTTAGTCAAAATCATACTTTACCATTTAAGGTAAAGTATGTTTACTGCGACTAAAGCAATTGTGAATAATTTTGTTTGGTTGAATCATCCCAAACGCTAGCTTGAACTTGACCAATATGTTTTTGTTGTAGAAGTAACATAACTAGACGAGATTGACCAATTCCACCACCTATGGTTTGTAATAGTTCTCCATTGACTAAAGCTTGGTGCCAAGCAAATTGTAACCGATCTTCATCACCTGTAATTTTCAATTGACGTTTTAATGTTTCTGGGTCGACACGAATACCCATAGATGAAATTTCAAATGCGCTATTTAAAATTGGATTCCAAACTAAAATATCACCATTTAATCCTTTAGAACCCATTTCATTATCGCTACTCCAATCATCATAATCTGGAGCACGAACATCATGTTTTTCGTTATTTGCCAACTTACCGCCAATACCAATTAAAAATACAGCGCCAAGTTCCTTAGTTATCGCATTTTCACGCTCTTTAGGGGATAAATTTGGATAACGTTTTAACAGTTGCTCACTGTCCATAAAGGTTATTGATTCAGGTAAAAAACGGGAAAGATGATATTTTTCGGATACTGCTTTTTCAGTCGCTTTAATGGCTGAATAAATTTTTTCAACCGTCTGTTTTAAATAAGTTAGATTACGATCTTCTGGTCGAATTACTTTTTCCCAATCCCATTGATCAACATAGACAGAATGAATAGGTGATAAGCGATCTTCATCAGGACGCAATGCTTTCATGTTAGCATATAAGCCTTCACCAACAGCAAAATGGTGATCACTTAAAATTTTACGTTTCCATTTAGCGAGTGAATGCACTACCTCAAATTGGGCATCATTAATGGTTTTCACTTTAACTTGCACTGCGTTTTCAGTTCCAGATAAATTATCTTGAACACCATCACCAACTTTACTCAGTAGAGGGGCTTGAACTTCGATTAATGATAAATTTTCCGCTAACTTATCGGCAAAAAATTGTTTTACAAAGCTAATTCGCTGCTGTTGTTCTTTAAATGATATCTGCATGTTTAGTCTCTAATTATTTATAATTTGTGCAGGTAAATTAAACTAGAAAATAAAAATTTGCAAGATACAATCAGCCAAATGCAAAGAGTGACAATAGTGATCAACAATTTATAGTCTGTTTACTAACAAATAATAGGTATTTCTATTTTGTCAAAAAGTTTCAGGTTAACCATACGTTTCAGTATAAAAGATAAATAAATAATCTAAATTAATTTTATGTTTATAAAAAAATATAATATTGAGCCAATATAAGTATTTACTTTTAAAACAGTATAATAAATTCCAAATAACCGCGCTTATAAAATTATTTTCATTCAAAAAGAATATATTGGATCACTCAAAATTACAGAAATGCACTTACTAAAAAAACACTACTTGAGTTTAATTTGTAAAAATTTTATAACTAAGCTACACATGCAAACAACTATAAAAATAGAGTCATTTTGATAACAACAAATCATTAAAAATAGAACAATAAAAATTCCTATTTTTAACTACATGAAAAATATATATTTATTGGTAGAATTCCGTAGAATCGAAATTTAATTTCCATTAATTTTAATTAATCAAATAAAAACAGTGTGTTATAAATACAGATTTTAATAAAAAATAGCCTAAAAAATCGGTAGAAATTTG
Proteins encoded:
- the asnA gene encoding aspartate--ammonia ligase, with the translated sequence MQISFKEQQQRISFVKQFFADKLAENLSLIEVQAPLLSKVGDGVQDNLSGTENAVQVKVKTINDAQFEVVHSLAKWKRKILSDHHFAVGEGLYANMKALRPDEDRLSPIHSVYVDQWDWEKVIRPEDRNLTYLKQTVEKIYSAIKATEKAVSEKYHLSRFLPESITFMDSEQLLKRYPNLSPKERENAITKELGAVFLIGIGGKLANNEKHDVRAPDYDDWSSDNEMGSKGLNGDILVWNPILNSAFEISSMGIRVDPETLKRQLKITGDEDRLQFAWHQALVNGELLQTIGGGIGQSRLVMLLLQQKHIGQVQASVWDDSTKQNYSQLL